The following are encoded in a window of Arctopsyche grandis isolate Sample6627 chromosome 2, ASM5162203v2, whole genome shotgun sequence genomic DNA:
- the LOC143922704 gene encoding U-scoloptoxin(19)-Tl1a, whose product MAFERVYFGITIVFLCLACGANSQDNTPAERSEQLIRNEKECAYQGGICTMKDDCPAGSLTAIKGLCPEQQNMGVECCYGIPLSSNTCRSRGGECMTESQCHKAPRVTEVECSNSNEVCCVLLH is encoded by the exons ATGGCATTTGAGCGTGTATACTTTGGCATCACTATCGTCTTCCTGTGTCTAGCTTGCGGAGCAAATTCACAGGATAATACTC CTGCCGAAAGGTCGGAGCAATTGATTCGCAATGAGAAGGAGTGCGCTTACCAAGGAGGAATTTGCACAATGAAGGACGACTGCCCAGCTGGATCGCTGACTGCAATCAAAGGACTCTGTCCGGAACAGCAAAACATGGGGGTGGAGTGCTGTTATGGAA tacCATTGTCGTCCAATACGTGCCGCTCTAGAGGTGGGGAATGCATGACAGAATCACAATGTCACAAAGCACCCAGAGTCACTGAAGTCGAATGTTCCAATTCGAATGAAGTATGCTGTGTTTTGCTCCATTAG
- the LOC143922497 gene encoding uncharacterized protein LOC143922497: MTRMRKPVTSVTSRQRTRHTTMMISKTIAPMSASVLRRLTVVEMQRFADLDEDDDDDDEEEEEDEVPYFDRDKFETYAPRFKGIGGVPISQWIVRMEEFAKFFHWTPLEQLVYGRIYCVGTARMFLDSEGIITSWTILKQKLIEEFQWDDEELVFEEREMLAQAGPIDSDSSGAGETPDDEPRVTGSVRNRENRERLSSRCYNCGGRGHLAADCRFKTRGTRCFNCNEFGHISAQCNSTKTKTVLTIQEEIREPVSIPIQEEIREPVSILTQEDEANMADGDVNMADVSVNSDGLHRKRPLQQRASREMSAQRELIVSNNEEDDANMADGDVNMADVSVNSDGLHRKRPLQQRASREMSAQKLIVSNDEEDDANMADGGVNLADGSMDGDGLQRGRLWDYGDIPSSNTDQPPDDQFRKGSKDYSHLKNSEDENKEEEKHKDKEKDMAKSQEGLRDPVKISTPKDTVFTFKLGRSRIDVNSMEKKIEPWIEKRLTGCISELEPICVDFIYGKLLAEYLWGDGRFLGQSQRIAEGIG, translated from the coding sequence atgacgagaatgcggaagcccgtgacgtcggtgacgtcacgtcagcgaacacgccacacgacgatgatgatatccaagacGATAGCGCCAATGTCAGCGTCAGTTttacgtcggctaactgtcgtggagatgcagaggttcgcggacttagacgaagatgatgacgacgacgatgaagaggaagaagaagacgaagtgccatattttgacagagacaaattcgagacatacgcgccacggtttaaggggatcggcggtgtgccaatcagccagtggattgtgcgcatggaagaatttgcgaagttcttccactggacgcccctggagcaactggtctacgggagaatatattgcgtaggaacagcgagaatgttcctggattcagaagggataattacatcatggactatccttaagcagaaactgatagaagagttccagtgggatgacgaagagctcgtctttgaagaacgagaaatgcttgcACAAGCAGGgcccattgactccgattcaagtggggccggtgaaacaccagacgacgaacccagggtgacgggatccgtgagaaaccgtgaaaaccgagaaagactgagttcacgatgctacaattgtggtggacgtggtcatttagcagccgactgtaggtttaagacgagaggaactcgttgtttcaattgtaacgagtttgggcacatatcagctcaatgtaacagcaccaaaacaaagactgtcttgacaatacaagaagaaataagagaaccagtcagtattccaatacaagaagaaataagagaaccagtcagtattctaacacaagaggacgaggcgaacatggctgatggagatgtaaacatggccgatgtaagtgtgaacagtgatggtttgcacagaaaaagacctttgcagcaacgggcttcacgagagatgtctgctcaaagagaactcattgtttccaataatgaagaggacgatgcgaacatggctgatggagatgtaaacatggctgatgtaagtgtgaacagtgatggtttgcacagaaaaagacctttgcagcaacgggcttcacgagagatgtctgctcaaaaactcattgtttccaatgatgaagaggacgatgcgaacatggctgatggaggtgtgaacctggctgatggaagtatggacggtgatggtttgcaaagaggaagactttgggactacggagacataccgtcttcaaatacagatcaaccacccgatgatcaatttagaaaaggatctaaggattatagtcatttgaagaattctgaagatgagaataaagaagaggagaaacataaagacaaagagaaagatatggctaaatcacaagaaggattaagagacccagtcaaaatttcaacaccgaaggacactgtattcactttcaagcttggtcgtagtcggattgatgttaattcaatggaaaagaaaatagaaccatggattgagaaaagacttactggatgtatcagtgagctagaaccaatatgtgttgacttcatttatggtaaattactagcagaatatctgtggggtgacggcagattcctcggacagtcacagagaatcgccgagggcattggatag